The proteins below come from a single Amphiura filiformis chromosome 15, Afil_fr2py, whole genome shotgun sequence genomic window:
- the LOC140171287 gene encoding uncharacterized protein, which produces MCDETIKVTLFEGENFSGRKHVFTSKDDNTSDIQGRIKSAIVNGRKNWKLYSVAYPKRPGATAVAELNYSNPRYPNPTSMPGADNAEGVQVLSLYPINPDE; this is translated from the exons ATGTGCGACGAAACCATTAAG GTCACTCTTTTTGAAGGGGAAAACTTCTCAGGCAGAAAACATGTGTTTACGAGTAAAGATGACAATACGTCCGACATTCAAGGCCGCATCAAGTCTGCGATagtaaatggaagaaaaaa TTGGAAGCTCTACAGTGTGGCGTATCCTAAACGACCGGGCGCAACAGCTGTTGCTGAACTCAACTACAGTAATCCAAGGTACCCAAATCCAACATCTATGCCGGGTGCGGACAACGCAGAAGGAGTCCAGGTTTTATCACTGTACCCG ATTAACCCAGACGAATAG
- the LOC140171295 gene encoding beta-crystallin A3-like, with translation MTTDGKMIAYAGENFTGDTRTFTENVPDLGLFEFDNIIGSLKVIGSLWVGYQETQYTGHQWVLEEGDYPNWQSWHSDWAHQLSSLKRLDSHPDDEIKVTLYEGEKYSGRKHVFTCKDDNTSDIQGRIKSAVVNGRKNWKLYSVAYPKRPGATAVTELNYSNPRYPNPTSMPGADNVEGVEVLSLYPINPDE, from the exons ATGACGACTGATGGAAAA ATGATCGCCTACGCAGGTGAAAACTTTACGGGAGATACACGTACATTTACTGAGAACGTCCCGGATCTGGGGTTGTTTGAGTTTGACAATATCATCGGTTCTCTCAAAGTTATCGGCAGCCT ATGGGTCGGTTATCAGGAGACACAATATACGGGGCATCAATGGGTATTGGAAGAGGGTGACTACCCCAATTGGCAGAGCTGGCATTCCGATTGGGCCCACCAACTGTCTTCCTTAAAGAGACTAGAC TCACATCCAGACGACGAAATTAAG GTCACTCTTTATGAAGGTGAAAAGTACTCTGGCAGAAAACATGTGTTTACGTGTAAAGATGACAATACGTCCGACATTCAAGGCCGCATCAAGTCTGCAGTGGTAAATGGAAGAAAAAA TTGGAAGCTCTACAGTGTGGCGTATCCTAAACGACCGGGCGCAACAGCTGTTACTGAACTCAACTACAGTAATCCAAGGTACCCAAATCCAACATCTATGCCGGGTGCGGACAACGTAGAAGGAGTCGAGGTTTTATCACTGTACCCG ATTAACCCAGACGAATAG